ATGCTCCGGCCCCGCGCCCCCGCATTGAAGGCGTTGCCCACCCAGAAAATGCCCACGGTGGGGGTTCCCAAGGCCTGGGCCAGGTGCCGCGGCCCGCTGTCGCTCGCGAGCATCACCGTGGCCTCGTCCAACAGGGCTGCCAACTGCCCGAGGTCCAGTTCCCCGGCCACCGAACGCACCGCCTCACGGTCCCTTTCCGGAACCTTTGACTGCGCGAGTCCGACTACTTCCTGGGCCAGTGCCTTCTCCGATGCGTCGCCGACCACCAATACCTGGACACCTTCGGCTGCAAGGCTCGCGGCCGCGTCAGCAAAGCACGACGTCGGCCAGCGCCTTCGGGGATCGGTGGCACCGGGGTGGATGATCACCAGGGAGGAACGGGCCTGGTCCTTCAACCCTGCTACGTCCTGCCGGTACTCCGGTTTTGGCCGCAGCAGGGGCGCAATGATGGTGGGCGCGCCCGCAAGTCCTACCGTCTCAAGCCAGCGGTCGGGCTCGTTCTGGTAGTAGATGTAGTCCAGGTTCCGCTCCAGCCGTTCGGCATCCGGAGTCCGCGTCCCCACGGTGTGCCTCGCCCCCAGCTTCAGCAGGAACGGGTTGGAGAAGCGGCCCCCGCCGTGCATCTGGACAGCCAGATCGAACTTCCGGTTTTGCATGTCTTGGAGGAACTGTTCAAGCGCTTCCGGATCTTCGTCGCCGTCGCGGACGCCCTTTGCGAACGGAAGGACCTCGACGTCGTCCACGGGGCCTTCCGTTGCGGCCACCAACGCCGCATGGATGGGTGTTCCCAGCAGGGTCACGCGGGCTTCCGGGTAGGCGCGCCTAAGGGCAAACAATGCCGGGTAGGTATAGATGAGGTCGCCCAGCCCGCCGCCGCGCAATACTGCGATCCGCTGCACATCCTGGAACTTCGCCAGTACGGGGCCAACACCTGATTCGAGCGAGATGGCAGAAGCCGGAGAAGTGTCCATGTGGTACATCCCTTCGGGAGGAAATCGGGGGTCCCGCAGCGCTTGCCGGCTCTTGCGGCACCGGCCGCGGACCCGGTGCGGAAAACTGCTGTGCAGGTGTGTGAAGGGCGGGCCGTTGGGTACCTGAGGGAGAGCAGGAACTTGCCGCCTCAACCGGAAGGTACCCCATGGCACGCCTCTCCAATCAAGAAGGTCTGGCCGAATGGTTGCCAGGCCGCCTGGCCGAAGAAGAACCCGTTATCACCGTCATCGGCGACGCCATCCTGGATGGCTGGTGGGACGGGCTGATTGAGCGTCTTTGCCGGGAAGCGCCCGCTCCCGTGGTGCAGGTAAAGCGCCGTGACTACGCTCCAGGCGGCGCAGCGAACACGGCCATGAACCTGGCTGCCTTGGGTGCCCGTGTTCGATTTGTTTCCATGGTCGGCGAGGACACAGCCGGCCGGCAGCTCCGGCAACGGCTCGCAGCCGCCGGGATCGATGTGGACGGCGTCCTGTCGCACCCGGGCATGACCACCACCACCAAGAACCGCGTCAGCAGCGGCGGCCAGGTCATGCTTCGGCTGGACGATGAATCGGCGTCAGTGCCTGAGGACGGATTGCTGGAGCTGGCGGCCCTCATCCCAGGAGCATTGGCGGGTTCGGACGCGGTGATCCTCTGCGACTACGGCGCAGGCGCACTGGTTGGTCCGGTCCGCGAAGCGCTGCAGCGGGAACTGGATCCCGGATCACCGGGAAGGCAGAAACCCGCAGGGAGCGGCAGTCCTTTGGTGGTGGTGGATGCCCACCACCCCGAACAGTGGGCGGAGCTGGCACCGGACCTGGCCACCCCGAACGCCCAGGAAGCTGCCCTGCTGCTCGGCGTTGAGCTGCCCGGTGGTGCTGCGCGGTGCCCCTTCGTGGAGGCCCACGCTGCCCAGCTCATGGCCGCCTCCGGTGCGGCCGCCGTCGTCGTAACCCTGGACCGGGACGGCACGCTGACCGTGCGCCAAGGCAGCGACGGCGAGGTGGCCACCCACCGGACCTGGGCGCGGCCGGAAGCGGAGAAGCAGGCCTCCGGCGCCGGGGACACCTTTGTTGCCGCGCTGAGCCTGGCGCGGGCAGCCGGGCTGCGCCTGACCACCAGCGTTGACCTTGCCCAAGCAGCCGCCGACGTTGTGGTCCACCGGCCCGGAACATCCGTGTGCAGCACCGAAGAACTGGGCCGGCACCTCCGGGAATTCGCGGACACCGCACTGACCGCAACCGAGCTGGCCAAACAAGTTGAGGCACACCGGCAGGAAGGGCGGCGGATCGTCCTCACCAATGGCTGCTTCGATGTCCTCCACAGGGGCCACACCCGCTACCTCAACCAAGCCAAGCAACTCGGTGACGTACTGGTGGTGGCCCTCAACAGCGACTCCTCGGTCCGGCAACTGAAAGGACCGGACCGCCCCGTCAACCACGAGGCCGACCGTGCAGCCGTGATCGCGGCGCTCAGCTGCGTGGACCATGTCACCGTGTTCGACACCCCCACGCCCATCCCGCTGATCGAGCTCCTGAAACCGGACGTCTACGCCAAAGGCGGCGACTACACGCCGGAAATGCTCGCCGAAACAGCTGCCGTGGAAAGCTACGGAGGAACGGTGACTATTCTGGATTACGTGCCGGAACACTCCACAACGGCCGTCCTGCAACGCATCCGCTCCACAGGCGAAACCACCAGCTGACGGAAAGAGGGTCCATGCGAATCGTCATCACCGGAGCTACGGGAAACGCGGGCACCGCCCTGCTGAAGCGGCTCCAGAAGGCCCGGTCCCAGGAGGGGGCCGACCTCCAGCTGGTAGGCATTGCCCGGCGGCAACCCGATCTGGAAGCCGCGCCCTTTAAGGGAGTCGAGTGGCACAGTTTGGACATCGGACACCACCGCGACCGTGAGGCATTGGACAAGGTCATGGCCGGGGCGGACGCCGTGGTGCACCTGGCTTGGGCGATCCAGCCAAACCATAACCGCAAGCTTCTGCGACGCACCAACGTGGCGGGTACTGCCCACGTCCTGGGTGCTGCCCGCAAGGCAGGGGTGGGGCACGTCGTGTGCGCCTCCTCCGTGGGGGCCTACTCACCGGCGCCGAAGGACCAGAGAACCAAAGAAGGCTGGCCTGCCGGGGGAATCAAGGGCTCCCACTACAGTGTGGACAAAGCCGCGCAGGAGAGGCTCCTGAACAACTTCGCCAAGGCAAACCCGGATGTGGTGGTTGCGCGGCTGCGGCCGGGGTTGATCTTCACCTCGGAAGCCGGCAGCGAAATCGGACGCTATTTCCTGGGCAGGGTCCTCCCGCGGCTGATTCCCCGCCGGCCCTGGCTCCCCGTCCTTCCCGTCCCCAAGGACCTGATCTTCCAGGCCGTGCACGCAGATGATGTGGCCGACGCGTATTGGCGGGTCCTCAGGGAACGTGCCGAAGGGGCCTTCAACATCGCAGCCGAACCCGTGCTGGATCCCAATGCGCTCGCATGGATCCTCCATGCCCGGCGCCACCTGCCCATCCCGGTGTCGTTGCTGCGCGCCGTCGTCAGCGCTACATGGCGGCTGCGGATGCAGGTGACCGACCCCGGGTGGGTGGACATGGCGGCGGGCGCGCCGATCATGGACACAAGCCGTGCGCGGACCCTTTTGGGGTGGATGCCCCACAAATCGTCGCTGGAGGCATTGACCGAGATCGTCGACGGACTGGGCGCGGGAAAAGGCCGGAAAGCTTCACCGCCGCTGACACCCCGTTAACCCGTATTGCTGCCGGTGGCGTTCGGGAGCGACTTGTTCGGGCGCTACCTGGATGACAGCACGGTGATCATGCGCCGGAGGCTCATGGCCACCGATGCTGCCGCGTTCACGGATGCCTGACCCGCTGCTGCCTCGTTGATGGCATCGCCCAGCGCGGCCACGCAGTCCCGCGCTTCGCCCAAAGCGGGTTCGAGTTCGAGCTCTTCGTCACTGCGCCACCGGTCGATCACGTCAGCTACTGATTCGAGCGCTTCGGAGAGGTTGCTGAGTACGCTGTCCGGGATGACGGTCCCGGCGCCTTCTTCCCAGATCACGCTTTGCAGCACGTCGGTGATGTCCTGCACGTGGAAGGTCAGCCTCTCCACGGTCCGCAAGCCGGCAAGGTCTTGGGGGAGACGGGTGGCACGACGGTGGGACCTGGGATTCGCTTTCGCGCTCAGTTCCGCTTGGTACACGGCAGTCCGCACTCCCGCTGCTGTTGTGTCCAGCAGGTCGCTGCGGCTGGCCCAGGCCTCATGGTTTGGCGGCCACGATTCCTGCATCGCCTGTGCCATGTCCCTCAGCTGGCGGGACAGTGCGTTCCGGTGCCCTTCCAAGGCGGGGTCTACCTGTTCCAGGTGCAACGGCGGGATGATCAGCCAGTTCACGGTCAATCCGACCGCTACGCCCAGGGCCATCTGGAGGACGTATCCGAAGGAGAAGCTCTCCGCGTTGGAATCACCCAGTAACAGCACAAAAAGCGCGGCCATGGGGATCCACTCGGAAGCCGTGCCCAGCCGGGGGAGGCCGCCAATGAGCACGCCGAGGCCGATCACCAGTGCCACGGAGAAACTGGAGGGGTCGGCGAACGTGGTCACCGCAAAAGCCATGCCGATGCCCAAGGACAGTCCCAGCAAACTCTGGAACCCGTGCTTGGCGGAGTCGGCCACCGTCGGGTGCATGCTCACCAAGGCACCCAGCGGCGCGTAGTAAGGGTAGGCGGCAGCCGGTCCGGGCATGAAGGGGGCCAAGTACCACGCCAGTCCTGCAGCGAGGGCGGTTTTGGCGGCAAACAGCAATCTGTGGCGGGTAAAAGTCCTTCGGAGCGCGGAGATCAGCCGTCGCCTGTTGGGGATAAGGCGCATCTTCCCAAGATTCGCAGGTCTTGCATGGTGTGTCGAACCGGCGCTAAAGGAGAGCGAATGTTTTTTGATTGGTGCGATTGAATCCCCGGACAGCGGGTACACACCCCATTGATAGTAACGATACTTACTATCCCGGCTGCTGTCCGCAGCCTGCCAACTGTGGAAAGAGAGCGACAATGACTGAGAGCCAATCGCCGCAGGACGGAAGCTTCGCGGCGCCTCGAAACGGGGTCCCCGCCGGGACCGAACCTTACTCCGGAAGCTACCTGGACTCACCAGTTGAAACCGAGGCCGACACCGCCACCACCAGCACGGCCGGATACCAGGGCGGCGCGTCGGGATCCGGCACTGTTGATAACTCGGGGTCCGGCACTGTTGATGCCGCCAAGCAGGAAGCTGCAGGAGTGGCCAGTACAGCCAAGGACGCCGCCGGTGGCGTGGTTGATACCGCCAAGGGCGAGGCCGCGAACGTGGCCCAGGAAGTCAAACTCAACGCCCGCCAACTGCTGACGCAGACCAAGGGCGAGTTGACCGACCAAGCCGCTACGCAGCAGCAGCGCGTCGCCGAAGGGCTGCGGTCCATCTCCGATGAACTGTCCACCATGGCAGGTGCGTCGAACAACGGCGGTGTGGCCGC
The Paenarthrobacter ureafaciens genome window above contains:
- a CDS encoding glycosyltransferase family 9 protein, giving the protein MDTSPASAISLESGVGPVLAKFQDVQRIAVLRGGGLGDLIYTYPALFALRRAYPEARVTLLGTPIHAALVAATEGPVDDVEVLPFAKGVRDGDEDPEALEQFLQDMQNRKFDLAVQMHGGGRFSNPFLLKLGARHTVGTRTPDAERLERNLDYIYYQNEPDRWLETVGLAGAPTIIAPLLRPKPEYRQDVAGLKDQARSSLVIIHPGATDPRRRWPTSCFADAAASLAAEGVQVLVVGDASEKALAQEVVGLAQSKVPERDREAVRSVAGELDLGQLAALLDEATVMLASDSGPRHLAQALGTPTVGIFWVGNAFNAGARGRSMHRIHMSWVTTCPRCGADVTQVGWTAPHCGHDDTLIEGIAVADVVQDVRDLTATSLLLRG
- the rfaE2 gene encoding D-glycero-beta-D-manno-heptose 1-phosphate adenylyltransferase; the protein is MARLSNQEGLAEWLPGRLAEEEPVITVIGDAILDGWWDGLIERLCREAPAPVVQVKRRDYAPGGAANTAMNLAALGARVRFVSMVGEDTAGRQLRQRLAAAGIDVDGVLSHPGMTTTTKNRVSSGGQVMLRLDDESASVPEDGLLELAALIPGALAGSDAVILCDYGAGALVGPVREALQRELDPGSPGRQKPAGSGSPLVVVDAHHPEQWAELAPDLATPNAQEAALLLGVELPGGAARCPFVEAHAAQLMAASGAAAVVVTLDRDGTLTVRQGSDGEVATHRTWARPEAEKQASGAGDTFVAALSLARAAGLRLTTSVDLAQAAADVVVHRPGTSVCSTEELGRHLREFADTALTATELAKQVEAHRQEGRRIVLTNGCFDVLHRGHTRYLNQAKQLGDVLVVALNSDSSVRQLKGPDRPVNHEADRAAVIAALSCVDHVTVFDTPTPIPLIELLKPDVYAKGGDYTPEMLAETAAVESYGGTVTILDYVPEHSTTAVLQRIRSTGETTS
- a CDS encoding NAD-dependent epimerase/dehydratase family protein codes for the protein MRIVITGATGNAGTALLKRLQKARSQEGADLQLVGIARRQPDLEAAPFKGVEWHSLDIGHHRDREALDKVMAGADAVVHLAWAIQPNHNRKLLRRTNVAGTAHVLGAARKAGVGHVVCASSVGAYSPAPKDQRTKEGWPAGGIKGSHYSVDKAAQERLLNNFAKANPDVVVARLRPGLIFTSEAGSEIGRYFLGRVLPRLIPRRPWLPVLPVPKDLIFQAVHADDVADAYWRVLRERAEGAFNIAAEPVLDPNALAWILHARRHLPIPVSLLRAVVSATWRLRMQVTDPGWVDMAAGAPIMDTSRARTLLGWMPHKSSLEALTEIVDGLGAGKGRKASPPLTPR
- a CDS encoding FUSC family protein, with the translated sequence MRLIPNRRRLISALRRTFTRHRLLFAAKTALAAGLAWYLAPFMPGPAAAYPYYAPLGALVSMHPTVADSAKHGFQSLLGLSLGIGMAFAVTTFADPSSFSVALVIGLGVLIGGLPRLGTASEWIPMAALFVLLLGDSNAESFSFGYVLQMALGVAVGLTVNWLIIPPLHLEQVDPALEGHRNALSRQLRDMAQAMQESWPPNHEAWASRSDLLDTTAAGVRTAVYQAELSAKANPRSHRRATRLPQDLAGLRTVERLTFHVQDITDVLQSVIWEEGAGTVIPDSVLSNLSEALESVADVIDRWRSDEELELEPALGEARDCVAALGDAINEAAAGQASVNAAASVAMSLRRMITVLSSR